The Sediminispirochaeta smaragdinae DSM 11293 genome has a segment encoding these proteins:
- a CDS encoding MATE family efflux transporter translates to MNNSDRILNGGISRLFVRLSFPAIVSLLSLGLYQFVDGIFVGQWVGPAALGAVGVVYPFSLINNGIFSLIGVGAASMLSRAIGRKDQKTIDALFGNLLLANLILSGAMILFGLLAAESIVAFLGASGEIHRLGVIYLRILVLGSFFFNFASSANILIRAEGRMKQAMRIMLSGTILNIILDAFFLGVFDWGIAGAASATVISQGVMCCVSFFYFGKANGAITLRKSHIAFTGHLFEMLRVGFSGMALPIMTVIQIIFVLKSVASYGTEQELIIIGAVIKILNFIFVPIWGICQGFQPLAGMNYGAGKYKRLARAFTLFSFYSTIITLVIWLLIQLFPRVPLGWFIIDSDVLEAGVSVIRLYLCDFPIYGYMLLVITFFQAIGRSIPAAFLVVSRMSLFFIPVILLLPRLLGLAGVWLATPVSDMFVVVIGTILFGLELRRQRCLEAQEEEG, encoded by the coding sequence ATGAACAACAGCGACCGTATTCTCAACGGCGGGATAAGCAGACTCTTTGTCCGTCTCTCCTTTCCCGCCATTGTGAGTTTACTCTCTCTCGGTTTGTATCAATTCGTCGACGGCATTTTTGTCGGGCAGTGGGTCGGACCCGCTGCCTTAGGAGCAGTCGGCGTTGTCTATCCTTTTTCTCTGATCAACAATGGAATATTCAGTCTCATCGGTGTAGGGGCTGCTTCCATGCTCAGCAGGGCAATCGGTCGAAAGGACCAAAAGACTATCGATGCCCTTTTCGGCAATCTGCTGCTTGCCAACCTGATTCTTTCAGGCGCGATGATCCTTTTCGGTCTCCTGGCGGCCGAATCGATTGTTGCCTTTCTCGGTGCAAGCGGAGAGATACACCGTCTCGGGGTGATATACCTCAGAATCCTGGTACTCGGTTCCTTTTTTTTCAATTTTGCTTCCAGTGCCAATATTCTCATTCGGGCCGAGGGGCGGATGAAGCAGGCCATGCGAATCATGCTTTCGGGTACCATCCTTAATATCATTCTCGATGCGTTTTTTCTTGGCGTCTTCGACTGGGGGATCGCAGGCGCTGCGAGCGCTACCGTAATAAGCCAGGGGGTGATGTGTTGCGTCAGTTTTTTCTATTTTGGCAAAGCAAACGGGGCCATTACCTTAAGAAAAAGCCATATCGCTTTCACCGGACATCTATTTGAGATGCTTCGAGTCGGTTTTTCCGGTATGGCCCTGCCAATCATGACGGTTATCCAAATCATTTTCGTTTTAAAAAGTGTTGCCTCTTACGGAACGGAACAAGAACTGATCATCATTGGGGCGGTTATTAAAATTCTCAACTTCATCTTTGTGCCGATTTGGGGAATCTGCCAGGGATTCCAACCATTGGCCGGTATGAATTACGGAGCTGGCAAGTACAAAAGACTTGCCAGGGCCTTCACTCTCTTTTCCTTCTATTCTACGATTATCACCCTTGTGATATGGCTGCTTATTCAGCTGTTTCCGCGGGTTCCCCTGGGCTGGTTCATCATCGATTCCGATGTTCTTGAAGCCGGAGTTTCTGTTATTCGCCTCTATTTATGTGATTTCCCCATTTACGGCTATATGCTTTTGGTGATCACCTTTTTTCAGGCCATAGGTCGAAGCATTCCCGCTGCTTTCCTGGTTGTGAGCAGAATGAGTCTCTTTTTTATTCCCGTTATCCTTCTTCTTCCCAGACTTCTCGGCCTTGCCGGGGTTTGGCTTGCAACTCCGGTTTCCGACATGTTCGTTGTTGTTATCGGCACCATCCTATTTGGACTGGAACTTCGACGACAACGTTGCCTGGAAGCCCAAGAAGAAGAAGGATAA
- a CDS encoding purine-cytosine permease family protein has product MKAYKESLLYDYPTEPVPKEKRRSLLNLSFVTAGLAVAMSTLYTGASLANLLTFRDAVWAIILGSLFLLFMAGIMGGIGADTGVPFSVLSRHAFGRSGSKIVGLVWAVSLTGWYAYQTGFFGQTMHIMFPNVYLCSIPVATVWGGLLMMTTAIVGYKGLSFLSTIASPLILIICLWGSTKAFREIGFEAIVNSAPSEPASLGTGITIVIGGWIVGSIMQPDVSRYVKTKLHNWIASALAMFVFALANFAGMVMVKAAGSDTIMAAMVGLGMGLASLLMVILAQWTSNDNNLYSASLGISNIREIPKYKISLILGIIATAIAFLDITDFFVPFLVFLGVFIPPIGGVIVVDYYFLGKRKKYQFSSDTRYRKWNLAAVLTVVISGIIAKQLTFGVAAINSFVIGGILYFLAMRLASKMNIDTYRGSFQR; this is encoded by the coding sequence ATGAAGGCATATAAAGAAAGCCTATTGTATGACTATCCTACCGAGCCGGTTCCGAAAGAAAAACGGCGATCACTCCTAAATCTTTCTTTTGTTACTGCGGGTCTGGCGGTTGCGATGTCGACGCTTTATACAGGGGCTTCATTGGCAAATCTTTTGACCTTTCGAGATGCTGTTTGGGCGATTATTTTGGGCTCTCTTTTTTTGTTATTTATGGCCGGAATTATGGGAGGGATCGGTGCGGATACCGGCGTCCCTTTTTCCGTTCTTTCTCGGCATGCTTTTGGACGTTCAGGCTCGAAGATAGTCGGTTTGGTATGGGCTGTAAGTCTAACCGGGTGGTATGCATACCAGACAGGTTTTTTTGGGCAAACAATGCATATCATGTTTCCAAATGTATATTTGTGTTCGATCCCTGTCGCTACCGTTTGGGGCGGTCTTTTGATGATGACTACCGCAATTGTCGGCTATAAAGGTCTGTCTTTTCTTAGTACGATTGCCTCTCCGCTTATCCTTATCATCTGTCTTTGGGGAAGTACGAAAGCATTTAGAGAAATTGGTTTCGAAGCCATCGTGAATAGTGCCCCGTCAGAGCCTGCCAGTTTGGGAACAGGAATTACCATCGTAATCGGCGGGTGGATTGTCGGTAGCATTATGCAACCCGATGTTTCGCGCTATGTAAAGACGAAGTTACATAACTGGATAGCGTCTGCCCTTGCGATGTTTGTCTTTGCTCTTGCCAATTTCGCCGGGATGGTTATGGTTAAAGCCGCAGGTAGTGATACCATCATGGCGGCCATGGTTGGACTCGGAATGGGGCTGGCATCTTTACTGATGGTGATACTTGCGCAGTGGACCAGTAACGACAATAATCTTTATTCTGCATCGTTGGGTATTTCGAATATTCGAGAAATTCCAAAATACAAAATATCACTTATCCTTGGTATAATTGCTACTGCTATAGCCTTTTTGGATATTACCGATTTCTTTGTTCCGTTTTTGGTATTTCTTGGCGTTTTTATTCCTCCCATTGGTGGAGTCATTGTTGTGGACTACTACTTTCTCGGTAAGAGAAAGAAATATCAATTTTCCTCTGATACTCGTTATAGAAAATGGAATCTTGCTGCAGTTCTTACCGTAGTCATATCCGGGATTATTGCCAAGCAACTTACGTTTGGTGTTGCCGCTATCAACTCCTTTGTTATTGGCGGCATCCTTTATTTTCTTGCCATGCGGCTTGCTTCAAAGATGAATATCGATACCTATCGAGGTTCATTTCAACGTTAA
- a CDS encoding insulinase family protein — protein sequence MKTLHIGDTLHGFTLIGVDDQSEYRGTGYRFRHDATGLDLYHLNCDDSENLFSFAFKTPPSDDTGVPHIIEHSVLSGSARYPVKDPFLALMRGSMNTFLNAMTYPDKTVYPAASPVAKDYFNLMAVYGDAVFFPTLSEDVFRQEGHRLEADEEGRYGVTGIVFNEMKGAYSNHDSIVGEWSYRSLFPDTPYHYDSGGDPLSIPKLSYEAFRDFHRRAYHPSNCRIFLYGDIDTEQQLEFLQERFLSRFTMGEKASDIPTQPRWNSPRRFSFTSPADGDENTNRGSVVLSWIVGEISKPDEVLALEVLSEILIGHVGSPLYKAMVDSRLGEDISPVSGLETDLKELIFAVGLRGIDPRQTEALEELVTKCFRNFVDQGLSREAVEGAMTRVEFRQREIKGGYPFGLRLMGKLFRGWLHGEDPGTSLAFAAPMERLKERVAADPHFFEDLLRDRFLSNDHRATVIVTPDAEHETKIEQELDKLAHTLVEGENQDGLAAIEEKNRRLRAFQDKPDSPEALATIPTLSMQDVPTEVDRIETSDGLLEGVRCFSHNFFTNGILYTDFVFDLAGLGREELLYLPLLTRLLLHTALPDMSYDQVAHRLFKDTGGFYSFLESSPVIGEAGVYRNYLVFRLKALEENGRLALNLAVSILLQGVLTDTRRLKDVLLEMRNDVVSDIVPSGNSVATMRAAAGFSPSLATNELWRGVEQLLFLDGLVKKGEAGFPEAVTRMEHLRSTLLVKSRLLCNITADEAFLPKAETLVGEALASFPQGEGAAFSSSHFSVTDLMGEASSCSEEALIVPASVNFVALVFPAATIDSAAHSHQLILAQLLKTTFLWEKIRMRGGAYGAGAFANGIEGIFGLSSYRDPHILSTVDAFREGLRIVAEEGVDQAELEKAIITLVGKETRPQSPGEKSMIGFRRILYGLNDTLRQSKRDTMRASTVEAVSLAAASLLSALDSSHLVVLGGDAAVSKAADRFAGLGTRRTRLPG from the coding sequence ATGAAAACATTACATATAGGCGACACATTACACGGTTTTACTCTTATTGGTGTGGATGATCAAAGCGAGTACCGGGGAACCGGCTACCGGTTTCGCCATGACGCCACAGGTCTCGATCTTTACCATCTCAACTGCGACGACAGTGAGAATCTCTTTTCTTTTGCCTTTAAAACGCCTCCTTCTGACGATACCGGAGTTCCTCATATCATAGAACATTCTGTGCTTTCCGGGTCGGCACGCTATCCTGTGAAGGATCCCTTCCTTGCCCTTATGCGGGGAAGCATGAACACCTTTCTCAATGCCATGACCTATCCCGATAAGACGGTCTATCCTGCGGCCTCTCCTGTGGCCAAAGATTATTTCAATTTGATGGCTGTCTACGGTGATGCCGTCTTTTTTCCCACCCTGTCGGAGGATGTTTTCCGTCAGGAGGGTCATCGCCTTGAGGCCGACGAAGAAGGGCGCTACGGGGTGACCGGCATTGTCTTCAACGAGATGAAAGGGGCCTATTCGAATCACGACTCTATTGTCGGGGAGTGGTCCTACCGATCTCTTTTCCCCGATACCCCCTACCACTACGATTCAGGAGGAGATCCCTTATCGATTCCCAAGCTGAGTTACGAAGCCTTTCGCGATTTTCATCGCCGGGCCTATCACCCCTCCAATTGTCGGATTTTTCTCTATGGCGATATCGATACGGAGCAGCAACTCGAGTTTCTTCAGGAACGTTTTCTTTCCCGGTTTACCATGGGAGAGAAGGCATCGGATATTCCGACCCAGCCTCGCTGGAACAGTCCCCGACGGTTTTCCTTTACCAGCCCGGCTGACGGAGATGAAAACACAAACAGGGGGTCTGTTGTTCTGAGTTGGATTGTCGGTGAGATATCGAAGCCCGACGAAGTACTGGCTCTTGAGGTTCTCTCGGAGATTCTGATCGGGCATGTGGGTTCCCCCCTTTACAAGGCCATGGTCGATTCCCGGCTTGGAGAGGATATCTCCCCTGTTAGCGGCCTTGAAACGGATCTTAAAGAGTTGATATTCGCCGTTGGCCTGCGGGGTATCGATCCCCGGCAAACCGAGGCGCTGGAAGAGCTTGTAACGAAGTGTTTCCGAAACTTTGTCGATCAAGGATTATCCCGGGAAGCTGTCGAAGGGGCTATGACACGGGTGGAGTTTCGGCAGCGGGAAATAAAGGGTGGCTATCCCTTCGGCCTGCGTCTTATGGGTAAACTTTTCAGGGGCTGGTTACACGGCGAAGACCCGGGAACCTCCCTTGCCTTTGCTGCGCCTATGGAGCGCTTGAAGGAGCGGGTTGCTGCGGATCCTCATTTCTTTGAAGATCTACTCCGTGATCGATTTCTGAGTAATGATCATCGTGCAACCGTCATTGTGACTCCCGATGCCGAGCACGAGACAAAGATTGAACAAGAACTCGACAAGCTTGCTCATACCTTGGTGGAAGGTGAAAATCAAGATGGTCTTGCCGCCATCGAAGAGAAGAATCGTCGTCTTCGCGCTTTTCAGGATAAACCCGATTCTCCTGAAGCCTTGGCTACCATTCCCACCCTTTCCATGCAGGATGTACCTACCGAGGTGGATCGGATCGAGACCTCTGACGGCCTTCTCGAAGGAGTCCGATGTTTTTCCCACAACTTTTTCACCAATGGGATTCTCTATACCGATTTTGTCTTTGATCTCGCCGGACTCGGCCGTGAGGAGTTGCTTTATCTGCCCTTGCTGACCCGACTGCTCCTTCATACAGCTCTTCCCGATATGAGCTACGATCAAGTTGCTCACCGCCTTTTCAAGGATACCGGCGGATTCTATTCCTTTCTTGAGTCGAGTCCTGTGATCGGTGAGGCCGGAGTCTATCGCAACTACCTGGTGTTTCGTCTCAAGGCGCTGGAAGAGAATGGCCGTCTTGCTCTGAATCTTGCTGTTTCCATTCTTTTGCAGGGAGTCCTTACCGATACCCGGCGGCTAAAAGATGTTTTGCTGGAAATGCGCAACGATGTCGTCTCCGATATCGTTCCCTCCGGGAACAGCGTAGCCACCATGCGGGCCGCCGCAGGCTTTTCTCCTTCGCTTGCAACAAACGAGTTGTGGCGCGGTGTTGAGCAGCTTCTCTTTCTCGACGGGCTCGTAAAAAAAGGAGAGGCGGGATTTCCCGAAGCCGTAACACGCATGGAGCACCTCCGCAGCACATTGTTGGTAAAAAGTCGCCTTCTGTGCAACATAACCGCTGATGAGGCCTTCCTGCCCAAGGCGGAGACACTGGTCGGAGAGGCCCTGGCATCCTTTCCTCAGGGGGAAGGTGCTGCTTTCTCTTCCTCCCATTTCTCCGTGACAGACCTCATGGGAGAAGCCTCGTCGTGCAGTGAAGAGGCGCTGATTGTTCCCGCCTCCGTCAACTTTGTGGCCTTGGTATTTCCTGCGGCGACAATCGATTCGGCAGCCCATAGCCATCAGCTCATTCTTGCCCAGCTGCTGAAAACGACCTTTCTCTGGGAGAAGATCAGAATGAGAGGTGGAGCATACGGTGCCGGAGCCTTTGCCAACGGTATTGAGGGCATCTTCGGTCTCTCCAGTTATCGAGATCCCCATATCCTTTCAACCGTTGATGCCTTTCGCGAGGGGCTCCGCATCGTTGCCGAAGAAGGGGTGGACCAGGCCGAGCTTGAAAAGGCGATCATCACCCTCGTCGGTAAAGAGACCCGCCCCCAATCTCCAGGCGAAAAAAGCATGATTGGGTTCCGACGTATTCTCTACGGTTTGAATGACACACTAAGGCAGAGCAAACGCGATACCATGCGCGCCTCTACCGTTGAGGCTGTTTCTCTTGCGGCAGCATCTCTTCTCTCAGCCCTTGATTCTTCGCATTTGGTTGTACTCGGCGGTGATGCCGCGGTAAGCAAGGCCGCGGATCGGTTTGCCGGTCTTGGAACACGGCGCACAAGGCTTCCTGGATGA
- a CDS encoding DUF917 domain-containing protein codes for MSRFLFKDKTAIQDFVRGCTFFATGGGGLPNNGIASLNSELDAGRSVGWIDASELDDDALVVCPFLMGSIAPHTPEVTKEMEGFGLVSTVNTEKDRLKKAVEELADYTGKKISAIVPIELAGANTSGAVAAAAALGIPVLDGDYTGRAIPEIQQTTPYLHGKTILPITSVDEWGNVAILKSAINYRVTERIGKLISAGAYGLAGQAGFLMKAADAKKIIIAGTMTESYELGRFIRERREAGKAVVKDLADKLHAWILIEGEVTGKEEDDRLGYYWGTNTITGIGRFSGEVLKVWFKNENHVSWKNGKPFVTSPDIISLVDLKTGEPIPNPLVRTGQKVAVIGMKARSEFRTPKGIDILGPRYFGHDFDYRPVENFF; via the coding sequence ATGAGTAGATTTCTTTTTAAGGATAAAACGGCAATACAAGATTTTGTTCGAGGTTGCACGTTTTTTGCCACAGGGGGAGGCGGTCTGCCGAACAATGGAATTGCTTCGCTGAACAGTGAACTTGATGCGGGACGAAGCGTAGGTTGGATAGATGCTTCTGAGCTTGATGATGATGCTCTGGTTGTCTGTCCGTTTCTCATGGGGTCTATAGCACCGCACACTCCTGAAGTCACCAAAGAAATGGAAGGTTTCGGTCTAGTTTCAACTGTCAATACAGAAAAAGACCGACTGAAAAAAGCGGTAGAGGAGCTTGCCGATTACACAGGAAAAAAGATAAGTGCTATTGTGCCCATAGAGCTGGCAGGTGCAAATACATCGGGGGCAGTGGCTGCCGCCGCCGCTCTTGGTATTCCTGTTTTGGACGGTGATTATACCGGCAGAGCTATTCCTGAAATCCAACAAACTACTCCTTACCTTCATGGAAAGACAATTTTGCCCATCACTTCAGTCGATGAATGGGGAAATGTTGCGATTCTCAAAAGTGCAATTAACTATCGGGTGACTGAACGTATCGGAAAGCTCATCAGCGCCGGGGCGTACGGCCTTGCTGGCCAGGCTGGCTTTCTTATGAAGGCGGCAGATGCAAAGAAAATTATCATCGCCGGAACAATGACCGAAAGCTATGAACTCGGGCGATTCATTCGAGAACGAAGAGAGGCAGGCAAAGCCGTTGTTAAGGATCTTGCGGACAAGTTACACGCATGGATTTTAATTGAAGGTGAAGTAACCGGTAAAGAAGAAGATGACAGGCTAGGGTATTACTGGGGAACAAATACGATAACTGGAATCGGAAGGTTCTCCGGAGAGGTCTTGAAGGTATGGTTCAAAAATGAAAACCACGTTTCATGGAAAAATGGTAAACCTTTTGTCACGAGTCCGGATATTATCTCGTTAGTCGACCTTAAGACAGGAGAACCAATTCCCAATCCTCTTGTTCGAACCGGACAAAAGGTGGCTGTGATAGGAATGAAAGCACGATCGGAATTTCGAACCCCGAAAGGAATCGACATTTTGGGGCCTCGTTATTTCGGCCATGATTTTGATTATCGTCCTGTTGAGAATTTTTTTTAG
- a CDS encoding Tex family protein, with product MDDALIQAVTLETGLLERGVRAVIELSASGATVPFIARYRKEATGELDEEEIRGILEAKEKTAALWKRRESILDSLKERDLLNTDLEKALCQATALSELEDLYLPFRPKRKTRASAAREVGLEPLAELLVSGRCDDVDAAAADFIDPDKGTTSVEDALGGARDIIAEEISESAAVRACLRELFARKAIFSAISVKKRCEEDPKGSARFRDYFDWSEAVKGVAGHRVLAVRRGAALGFLRWHLLPPEEDALLSVKHLSMRVGGVPSSLEASEGPHTPLHGEAAKQVASAAEDAYSRLLAPSLETELKSVLVARAEEESILRFGENLRELLLQPPLGPRSVLALDPGLRTGCKLAVISSGGALLEHDVIFPLPPQNKKVEATRRILELIAQYGIEAVAVGNGTGGRESVDFLKEAGLPASVSVVSVDESGASVYSASPLAREEFPDQDVTVRGAVSIGRRLQDPLAELVKIDPKSIGVGQYQHDVDQKALKKALDQTVESCVNNVGVELNSASVRLLSYVSGVGEKLASSLIAFRNDNGPFQSRSQLLSVPGLGPKAYEQAAGFLRIRGANNPLDASAVHPERYTLVEKMAVTVGVSVGDLIGDDNTVRSTIDLHSYINEHTGMATLRDIMAELEKPGRDPRSPFEIFSFDEGVRSPEDLREGMILPGIVTNITSFGAFVDIGVHQDGLVHISHLADHFVKDPAEVVRLKQQVQVKVISVDLERRRIGLSMKRE from the coding sequence ATGGACGATGCGTTGATACAGGCCGTGACCCTCGAGACGGGGCTACTGGAGCGAGGGGTTCGAGCCGTTATTGAACTTTCGGCTTCAGGAGCGACGGTTCCTTTTATCGCCCGGTATCGCAAAGAGGCAACGGGCGAACTTGATGAGGAAGAGATCAGAGGGATACTCGAGGCAAAGGAGAAGACAGCGGCGCTCTGGAAGCGGCGGGAGTCTATTCTTGACAGTTTGAAAGAGCGTGATCTTTTAAACACCGACTTGGAGAAGGCCCTTTGCCAGGCAACGGCCCTTTCCGAGCTTGAGGATCTCTACCTTCCTTTCCGCCCCAAACGAAAGACTCGAGCCTCGGCAGCCAGGGAAGTTGGTCTTGAGCCTCTTGCGGAGCTTCTTGTTTCCGGACGCTGTGATGATGTGGATGCTGCTGCCGCCGATTTTATTGATCCGGATAAGGGGACTACGAGTGTCGAGGATGCCCTCGGAGGTGCCCGGGATATCATTGCCGAGGAAATCTCGGAGTCCGCGGCGGTGAGGGCTTGCCTTCGTGAACTTTTTGCTCGAAAGGCCATATTTTCTGCTATCTCCGTGAAGAAGAGGTGCGAGGAAGATCCGAAAGGCTCTGCACGGTTTCGTGACTATTTCGACTGGAGTGAAGCTGTGAAAGGCGTTGCCGGACACAGGGTCCTTGCGGTTCGCCGTGGGGCAGCCTTGGGCTTTTTACGTTGGCACCTCCTGCCTCCCGAGGAGGATGCCCTCCTTTCTGTTAAGCATCTTTCCATGCGGGTAGGGGGCGTTCCATCTTCCCTTGAAGCCTCGGAAGGGCCTCATACCCCGTTGCACGGAGAGGCTGCAAAGCAGGTTGCTTCGGCTGCCGAGGATGCCTACTCCAGGCTTTTGGCCCCTTCCCTTGAAACCGAATTGAAATCGGTCCTGGTGGCCCGGGCCGAAGAGGAGTCTATCCTCCGTTTCGGAGAGAATCTGCGGGAGCTTTTGCTTCAGCCTCCCCTTGGGCCCCGCTCCGTTTTGGCCCTTGATCCCGGCCTTCGAACGGGATGTAAGCTTGCGGTGATCTCCTCAGGAGGAGCGCTTTTAGAGCATGATGTCATCTTTCCCTTACCACCTCAGAATAAAAAGGTGGAGGCTACCCGCAGAATTCTCGAGTTGATTGCGCAGTACGGTATCGAGGCCGTGGCTGTGGGCAACGGGACCGGCGGCCGTGAGAGCGTCGACTTTCTGAAGGAGGCCGGACTTCCGGCTTCCGTTAGCGTGGTGAGTGTGGACGAGAGCGGTGCATCGGTTTATAGTGCCTCGCCCCTTGCCAGGGAGGAGTTTCCCGACCAGGATGTCACGGTCCGGGGCGCAGTCTCCATCGGACGGCGCTTGCAGGATCCCCTCGCCGAATTGGTGAAAATCGATCCCAAATCGATCGGGGTCGGCCAGTATCAGCACGATGTTGATCAGAAGGCACTGAAAAAGGCCCTGGATCAAACCGTAGAGAGCTGTGTAAATAACGTCGGAGTCGAGCTGAACAGCGCTTCGGTACGGCTATTATCCTATGTCAGTGGGGTCGGAGAAAAGCTTGCATCCTCTCTCATCGCTTTTCGCAATGACAACGGCCCCTTTCAAAGTCGCAGCCAGCTACTTTCGGTCCCGGGCCTCGGCCCGAAGGCATACGAACAGGCCGCCGGCTTCCTTCGAATTCGGGGAGCGAATAATCCTTTGGACGCCTCTGCCGTTCATCCCGAGCGTTACACCTTGGTTGAAAAGATGGCCGTCACTGTCGGAGTCTCCGTTGGCGATTTGATTGGTGACGACAATACGGTACGATCGACCATCGACCTTCATTCCTATATTAATGAACATACCGGGATGGCCACTCTGCGTGATATCATGGCCGAGCTTGAAAAGCCAGGCCGGGATCCGAGAAGCCCCTTTGAAATTTTCTCTTTTGATGAAGGCGTTAGAAGCCCCGAGGACCTTCGGGAGGGGATGATTCTTCCCGGTATTGTTACCAACATTACCTCCTTCGGCGCCTTTGTCGATATTGGCGTTCACCAGGATGGTCTTGTTCATATCAGTCATCTTGCCGATCATTTTGTAAAGGATCCTGCGGAAGTAGTCCGGCTCAAGCAGCAGGTACAGGTCAAGGTTATTTCCGTCGATCTTGAGAGGCGTAGGATCGGATTGTCCATGAAAAGAGAATAG